Proteins encoded within one genomic window of Acidihalobacter prosperus:
- a CDS encoding AAA family ATPase produces the protein MASIININNKLSDTINLVSEVILGKSSIIELALTCLLARGHLLIEDLPGMGKTTLAHALAVTLGLRFQRVQFTSDLLPADILGLSIYDREQGEFRFHPGPVFTQLLLADEINRATPKAQSALLEAMEERQVTLDGEARPLPQPFFVVATQNPLQQLGTFALPESQLDRFLMRLSLGYPDADAERTLLSGEDRRHTLETLQPLLTPPELTALQAQVESVHLSAPLLDYIQALLHVSRHSEQVQPGLSPRAGLALVRASRAFAAIRGRDYVVPEDVQAVFGAVAGHRLGTPGGDLQSAESLSGWLLDQVSLP, from the coding sequence ATGGCATCAATTATAAATATAAACAATAAGCTGTCGGATACAATTAACCTTGTTTCAGAGGTTATTCTCGGCAAGTCTTCGATTATCGAACTCGCGCTTACGTGCCTGCTCGCACGCGGGCACCTGTTGATCGAAGACCTGCCCGGCATGGGCAAAACCACCCTGGCTCACGCGCTCGCCGTCACGCTCGGTCTGCGCTTCCAGCGCGTGCAGTTCACCAGCGATCTGTTGCCGGCGGACATCCTGGGTCTCTCGATTTACGACCGCGAACAAGGCGAATTCCGCTTTCATCCTGGTCCCGTATTCACGCAGTTGCTGCTTGCCGACGAAATCAACCGCGCCACACCCAAGGCGCAAAGTGCCCTGCTCGAGGCGATGGAGGAACGCCAAGTCACGCTCGATGGCGAAGCCAGACCCCTCCCCCAACCGTTTTTCGTCGTCGCCACGCAGAATCCCTTGCAGCAACTGGGTACCTTCGCCCTGCCCGAATCGCAGCTCGATCGCTTCCTTATGCGCTTGAGCCTCGGTTATCCCGACGCCGACGCCGAACGCACGCTGCTCTCCGGGGAGGACCGCAGGCACACGCTCGAAACGCTGCAACCCCTGCTCACGCCGCCCGAACTGACCGCCCTGCAAGCGCAGGTAGAAAGCGTGCATCTTTCCGCTCCACTGCTCGATTACATTCAGGCGCTGCTGCATGTCTCGCGGCATTCCGAACAGGTTCAGCCGGGCCTATCGCCGCGCGCGGGCTTGGCCCTGGTACGCGCGAGTCGCGCCTTCGCCGCGATCAGAGGGCGCGATTACGTCGTTCCGGAAGATGTTCAGGCGGTCTTCGGCGCCGTGGCGGGACACCGCCTCGGGACCCCGGGCGGCGACCTGCAAAGTGCGGAATCCTTGTCGGGATGGCTGCTGGATCAGGTTTCCTTACCCTGA
- a CDS encoding cupin domain-containing protein: MSEGPLGDLAPRTFLRDYWQRKPLLVRQAFAGIRAPLDAEELAGLALESDVPSRLVQQHDAARWSVRYGPFEDSDFAALPDTHWTLLVTDLEKFVPALHDLVKPFRFLPDWRIDDLMISYAAPQGSVGPHTDAYDVFLLQLEGRRRWQIDTRPVDPGNRLPGAELSILAHFEPESEWVLEPGDMLYLPPGVAHYGLALDPCMTASIGFRAPSQQDLVSAWLDDVAAALDPERRFGDAGRAVADNPGEIDLASRDAIIALMREALARDDVALERWFGRYITEPRADLIGLYLAPDNWDEAALGAQLASGRGLKRNTAARLAYFIRDDRLFLYADGQEYPLDMNFLEPVAVLCQRFDYPAALCRRLLDDAPGSAGLMVNLLERGILEAVE, from the coding sequence GTGAGCGAGGGACCTTTGGGCGATTTGGCGCCACGGACCTTCCTGCGCGATTACTGGCAGCGAAAACCACTGCTGGTACGTCAGGCCTTCGCCGGCATCCGTGCACCGCTCGACGCCGAGGAGCTGGCCGGTCTGGCACTGGAGTCCGACGTACCCTCGCGTCTGGTCCAGCAGCATGATGCCGCGCGCTGGAGCGTGCGCTACGGTCCGTTCGAGGACAGCGACTTCGCGGCACTGCCGGATACGCATTGGACCCTTCTGGTCACCGACCTCGAAAAATTCGTGCCCGCACTGCACGATCTCGTGAAACCCTTTCGCTTCCTGCCGGACTGGCGCATCGACGACCTGATGATCAGTTATGCCGCCCCGCAAGGCTCGGTCGGGCCGCACACCGACGCCTACGACGTTTTTCTGCTGCAGCTCGAAGGCCGGCGCCGCTGGCAGATCGATACGCGTCCGGTCGATCCAGGCAACCGCCTGCCTGGCGCGGAACTGAGTATCCTTGCTCATTTCGAGCCCGAGTCGGAGTGGGTGCTCGAACCCGGTGACATGTTGTACTTGCCGCCCGGTGTCGCGCATTACGGCTTGGCGCTCGACCCCTGCATGACCGCCTCGATCGGATTTCGTGCTCCCAGTCAGCAGGATCTCGTCAGCGCTTGGCTGGACGACGTCGCCGCCGCGCTCGACCCCGAGCGGCGTTTCGGCGACGCCGGCCGCGCCGTGGCCGACAATCCCGGTGAAATCGACCTGGCTTCCCGCGACGCCATCATCGCGCTGATGCGCGAGGCGCTGGCGCGCGACGACGTGGCGCTCGAACGCTGGTTCGGACGTTACATCACCGAGCCGCGCGCCGACCTGATCGGACTGTATCTCGCACCCGATAACTGGGACGAGGCGGCATTGGGCGCGCAATTGGCCTCTGGGCGGGGACTCAAGCGCAACACTGCCGCACGGCTCGCCTACTTTATCCGCGACGACAGGCTGTTTCTGTACGCCGATGGCCAGGAATACCCGCTCGACATGAACTTTCTCGAGCCGGTCGCCGTCCTATGTCAGCGTTTCGACTACCCCGCCGCTCTCTGCCGCCGGCTGCTGGACGACGCGCCGGGCAGCGCCGGACTGATGGTCAACCTGCTCGAACGAGGCATACTCGAAGCGGTGGAATAG
- the purB gene encoding adenylosuccinate lyase, with product MEITPLTALSPVDGRYAVQTQPLRARFSEFGLIAARVTVEVRWLQALAAEPGIPEVDTLPAASQAVLERLIDDFSPADAVEVKTIERTTNHDVKAVEYFIKQRFAAADPALDSVKEFVHFACTSEDINNLAYGLMLKRGRDEVLLPAMDEIVALLRALAHRLADSPMLSRTHGQPASPTTLGKEFANVVARLERQRAQIAEVSILGKINGAVGNYNAHAITYPDLDWAAFAERFVTGLGLAWNPYTTQIEPHDYIAELFDAVARFNTILLDLARDTWGYISLGYFRQRVVAGEVGSSTMPHKVNPIDFENAEGNLGLANAILEHLARKLPVSRWQRDLTDSTVLRNLGVGLAHSLIAYRALLKGLGKLEVDHDRLAADLEANWEVLAEPIQTVMRRYGLPNPYEQLKALTRGQRIDAARLRSFIEALDLPEAARAALLELTPAGYTGTAAEQAKRV from the coding sequence ATGGAAATCACCCCCCTCACCGCCCTGTCCCCGGTGGACGGACGTTATGCCGTGCAGACGCAGCCGCTGCGTGCCCGCTTCAGCGAATTCGGTCTGATCGCCGCTCGCGTCACCGTCGAGGTGCGCTGGCTGCAGGCTTTGGCCGCCGAGCCGGGCATTCCCGAGGTCGACACGTTGCCCGCTGCCTCGCAGGCCGTGCTCGAACGCCTGATCGACGATTTCTCCCCGGCCGACGCGGTCGAGGTCAAGACCATCGAGCGCACCACCAATCACGACGTCAAGGCGGTGGAATACTTCATCAAACAACGCTTCGCCGCTGCCGATCCGGCGCTCGATAGCGTCAAGGAATTCGTGCACTTCGCCTGCACTTCCGAGGACATCAACAACCTGGCCTATGGCCTGATGCTCAAGCGCGGGCGCGATGAGGTCCTGCTGCCGGCGATGGACGAGATCGTCGCGCTGCTGCGCGCGTTGGCGCACCGATTGGCCGATTCGCCGATGCTGTCGCGCACGCACGGGCAGCCTGCCAGCCCGACCACGCTGGGCAAGGAATTCGCCAATGTGGTCGCGCGTCTGGAGCGTCAGCGGGCGCAGATCGCGGAAGTATCGATTCTCGGCAAGATCAACGGCGCCGTGGGTAATTACAACGCCCATGCCATCACCTATCCGGACCTGGACTGGGCGGCTTTCGCCGAACGCTTCGTGACCGGTCTGGGACTTGCCTGGAACCCCTACACCACACAGATCGAGCCGCACGACTATATCGCCGAGCTGTTCGATGCCGTCGCGCGCTTCAACACCATTCTGCTCGATCTCGCACGCGACACATGGGGCTATATCTCGCTGGGCTATTTCCGCCAGCGCGTGGTGGCGGGCGAGGTCGGTTCCTCGACCATGCCGCACAAGGTCAACCCCATCGATTTCGAAAACGCCGAAGGCAATCTCGGCTTGGCCAATGCGATACTCGAACACCTCGCCCGCAAGCTGCCGGTATCGCGCTGGCAGCGCGACCTGACCGACTCCACGGTGCTGCGCAATCTCGGCGTCGGCCTGGCGCACAGCCTGATCGCGTATCGCGCACTGCTCAAGGGACTCGGCAAGCTTGAGGTCGACCACGATCGTCTGGCCGCCGATCTCGAAGCCAACTGGGAAGTGCTCGCGGAACCCATCCAGACGGTCATGCGCCGCTACGGGCTGCCCAATCCCTACGAACAGCTCAAGGCGCTCACACGCGGCCAGCGTATCGATGCGGCACGGCTGCGCAGCTTCATCGAGGCGCTCGATCTGCCCGAGGCGGCGCGTGCCGCGCTGCTCGAACTGACGCCGGCAGGCTACACCGGCACGGCTGCCGAGCAGGCCAAACGCGTGTGA
- a CDS encoding class II fumarate hydratase: protein MASVEQYRIEHDSMGELHVPAEALWGAQTQRAIDNFPVSGQRMPARFIQAVAMIKSAAARAHAGLGLMSTEVAAAIAAAADAVAEGQHADAFPVDVYQTGSGTSTNMNVNEVVARLAGERLGRAVHPNDDVNRGQSSNDVIPSALHLSAALACQQQLLPALDHLACVIETRAGELDGVITTGRTHLMDAMPVRLSQTLGGWAAQVRMGASRIETLLPQVRGLAQGGTAVGTGVNAHPELGARIAALLSERTGIDFHVRANLFEGLSAQDDIVALSGQIKSVATALMKIANDLRWMNSGPLAGLGEIRLPALQPGSSIMPGKVNPVVPESVCMVAAQVIGLDTAMTLAGQSGNFQLNVMLPLLANNILQAIELTANVSILLADRAIRGFEVDRERTATALARNPILVTALNDVIGYERGAAIAKQAYAQGRPVIEVALEMTDLDETSLRRLLDPAALTGGA, encoded by the coding sequence ATGGCATCAGTCGAGCAATACCGTATCGAACACGACAGCATGGGCGAGCTGCACGTGCCTGCCGAGGCGCTGTGGGGCGCCCAGACGCAACGTGCGATCGACAACTTTCCGGTCAGCGGCCAGCGCATGCCCGCGCGTTTCATCCAGGCCGTGGCGATGATCAAGTCGGCCGCCGCGCGCGCGCATGCCGGTCTCGGGCTCATGTCGACCGAGGTCGCCGCCGCCATTGCCGCGGCCGCCGACGCAGTGGCCGAGGGGCAGCACGCGGATGCCTTCCCGGTCGATGTATACCAGACGGGTTCCGGCACCAGCACCAACATGAACGTGAACGAGGTCGTCGCGCGCCTGGCCGGCGAACGACTGGGCCGCGCGGTACATCCCAACGACGACGTCAATCGCGGCCAAAGCTCCAATGACGTCATTCCGAGCGCGCTCCACCTGAGCGCCGCGCTGGCCTGCCAACAACAGCTGCTGCCGGCACTGGATCACCTGGCCTGCGTCATCGAAACGCGTGCCGGAGAACTGGACGGCGTGATCACCACCGGGCGCACGCACCTCATGGATGCGATGCCGGTGCGCCTGTCTCAGACGCTCGGCGGCTGGGCAGCGCAGGTTCGCATGGGCGCCTCGCGCATCGAGACGCTGTTGCCACAGGTGCGCGGACTCGCACAGGGCGGCACCGCGGTCGGTACCGGCGTCAATGCGCACCCAGAGCTGGGTGCGCGCATCGCCGCGCTGCTATCCGAGCGCACCGGCATCGACTTCCACGTACGCGCCAACCTGTTCGAGGGACTGAGCGCCCAGGACGACATCGTGGCGCTGTCCGGTCAGATCAAGAGTGTCGCAACGGCATTGATGAAGATTGCCAATGATCTGCGCTGGATGAACTCCGGTCCGCTGGCCGGGCTGGGGGAGATCCGCTTGCCGGCGCTGCAACCGGGCAGCAGCATCATGCCGGGCAAGGTGAACCCGGTGGTGCCGGAATCGGTTTGTATGGTGGCCGCACAGGTGATCGGGCTGGATACGGCGATGACCCTCGCTGGACAATCGGGCAATTTCCAACTCAACGTAATGCTGCCTCTTCTTGCCAACAATATACTTCAAGCAATTGAATTGACAGCAAATGTCTCGATCCTTCTGGCCGACAGGGCGATCCGCGGCTTTGAGGTCGACCGCGAGCGAACGGCCACTGCGCTGGCGCGCAATCCGATTCTCGTCACCGCACTCAACGACGTCATCGGCTACGAACGGGGCGCGGCCATCGCCAAGCAGGCCTATGCCCAGGGCCGGCCGGTGATCGAGGTCGCCCTGGAGATGACCGACCTTGACGAAACCTCGCTGCGTCGACTGCTCGACCCGGCCGCGTTGACCGGCGGCGCATGA
- the kch gene encoding voltage-gated potassium channel protein, with protein MSDPERLSERLALGVWPGLRRSWSRLYQLLRADRWFPHVPLSLGVGLAGLLQLVPDLRKLLGLTLSVPDLGHLNEGFSTLAIHGIPQFAVGMLLLVMSLGLLWHSRLAWVTTMLVTLAAVAVQLIASGGHYPLETGYNVMLLLALLAGRRYFDRSSLATGTLFALTSVLLTLGYGVFGAYLLGSQFHPAITGADDALYFAVVTMSTVGYGDIVPVTPEARLFVVSLIVLGLVIFATSLSAILGPLMNNRLIALIQPRRSRMERANHYIVVGDTALARNSFKELQNRGQKLTLILPRQMDEGPYQNADIIVGDGSDIEILRKAGAERAKAVLALGDDDSENAFVILAVKEIGEGIRTVAAVSDARNLSRIKRVQPDLLLAPQVLGGELLAMALSGEEINSETLFDQLLHVR; from the coding sequence GTGTCTGATCCCGAGCGTCTCAGCGAACGCCTGGCACTCGGCGTCTGGCCGGGCCTGCGGCGCTCATGGAGCCGGTTGTACCAACTACTGCGCGCGGACCGCTGGTTCCCTCATGTACCGCTGTCGCTGGGCGTGGGGCTTGCCGGCTTGCTGCAACTGGTGCCCGATCTGCGCAAGCTGCTCGGTCTGACGCTCTCGGTACCGGATCTCGGCCACCTGAACGAAGGCTTTTCGACCCTCGCCATCCACGGCATCCCGCAGTTCGCCGTCGGCATGCTGCTGCTGGTCATGTCGCTGGGCCTGCTTTGGCACTCCCGACTCGCCTGGGTGACCACCATGCTGGTCACGCTGGCGGCGGTGGCGGTCCAGTTGATCGCCTCCGGCGGACACTATCCGCTGGAAACCGGCTACAACGTCATGCTGCTGCTGGCCCTGTTGGCAGGACGCCGCTATTTCGATCGCAGCAGTCTCGCCACGGGCACCCTGTTTGCGCTGACCAGCGTGCTGCTGACGCTCGGTTACGGCGTCTTCGGCGCCTATCTGCTTGGCAGCCAGTTTCATCCAGCCATCACCGGCGCAGACGACGCGCTGTATTTCGCTGTCGTCACCATGTCCACGGTAGGCTATGGCGACATCGTGCCGGTCACCCCCGAGGCGCGCCTGTTCGTGGTATCTCTGATCGTGCTCGGACTGGTCATTTTCGCCACTTCGCTGAGTGCGATCCTCGGCCCCTTGATGAACAATCGCCTGATTGCCCTGATCCAGCCAAGGAGATCCCGAATGGAGCGCGCCAATCATTACATCGTCGTCGGCGACACCGCTCTTGCGCGCAACAGCTTCAAGGAATTGCAGAACCGCGGGCAGAAACTGACGCTGATTCTGCCGCGCCAGATGGACGAGGGTCCCTATCAGAACGCCGACATCATCGTCGGCGACGGCAGCGACATCGAAATCCTGCGCAAGGCAGGCGCCGAACGCGCCAAGGCCGTGCTGGCGCTGGGCGACGACGATTCGGAAAATGCGTTCGTGATTCTCGCCGTCAAGGAGATCGGCGAAGGCATTCGCACGGTGGCCGCGGTCAGTGACGCGCGTAACCTGTCGCGCATCAAGCGTGTACAGCCCGATCTGCTGCTGGCGCCCCAGGTGCTCGGCGGCGAACTGCTCGCGATGGCGCTCAGCGGCGAGGAGATCAATTCCGAAACGCTGTTCGATCAATTACTGCACGTGCGCTGA
- the corA gene encoding magnesium/cobalt transporter CorA, with product MGFDSHRTHTRKIGSAPGTLIDLPVTSPSRLWAVHYRGEEMHEHLDIDLDDARALVSADSVTWIHIQGQPDRRLLDRLGEVFDLHSLALEDVQSLVQRPKLDVYQEQLFAILNLPRWNGEGVELEQFNLFMGEGYVLSIHAGEEEVVQAVRRRMAKVRTRLRTHGADYLFYALMDLVVDQAFPVLETFGEEVEALEEVLLERPSRDLLSAIYQHKRNLMILRRQLWPTREVVSQLMRGANDEEYFAPDLQPFLQDLYDHTVHIMDLLETYRDVVASMLDVYLSSVSNRLNDIMRVLTMISTIFIPLTFIVGVYGMNFGNNTKSPWAMPELNWYYGYPLVWGVMLLIAAAMTIFFRRKGWLGGSR from the coding sequence ATGGGCTTCGATTCGCACCGTACCCACACCCGCAAGATCGGCAGTGCTCCGGGAACGTTGATCGATCTTCCGGTCACTTCCCCATCCCGGCTCTGGGCGGTGCACTATCGCGGCGAGGAGATGCACGAACACCTTGACATCGATTTGGACGATGCTCGCGCGCTCGTATCCGCCGACAGCGTCACCTGGATACATATACAGGGTCAGCCCGACCGGCGCCTGCTCGACCGGCTCGGCGAGGTCTTCGACCTGCACTCGCTGGCTCTTGAGGACGTCCAGTCGCTGGTGCAGCGGCCCAAGCTGGACGTCTACCAGGAACAATTGTTCGCCATCCTGAACCTGCCGCGCTGGAACGGCGAAGGCGTCGAACTCGAGCAGTTCAATCTGTTCATGGGCGAAGGCTACGTGCTCAGCATCCACGCCGGCGAGGAAGAAGTGGTGCAGGCCGTGCGCCGGCGCATGGCCAAGGTCAGGACGCGTCTGCGCACCCACGGCGCGGACTATCTGTTCTATGCCCTGATGGATCTGGTGGTCGATCAGGCCTTCCCCGTGCTGGAGACCTTCGGCGAGGAGGTCGAGGCATTGGAGGAGGTGCTGTTGGAGCGCCCCAGCCGCGACCTGCTGTCGGCCATCTACCAGCACAAACGCAACCTGATGATCTTGCGCCGCCAGCTCTGGCCGACGCGCGAGGTGGTCAGCCAGCTGATGCGCGGCGCCAACGACGAGGAGTATTTCGCCCCCGACCTACAGCCCTTTCTGCAGGATCTCTACGATCACACCGTGCACATCATGGATTTGCTGGAAACCTACCGCGACGTGGTCGCCAGCATGCTCGACGTGTATCTGTCGAGCGTCAGCAACCGGCTCAACGACATCATGCGCGTGCTGACCATGATCTCGACCATCTTCATCCCACTGACCTTCATCGTCGGCGTCTATGGAATGAACTTCGGCAACAACACCAAGAGCCCGTGGGCGATGCCCGAGCTGAACTGGTATTACGGCTACCCGCTGGTGTGGGGGGTGATGCTGCTGATCGCGGCGGCGATGACGATCTTTTTCCGGCGCAAGGGCTGGCTGGGCGGCAGCCGGTAA
- a CDS encoding aldo/keto reductase, producing the protein MEHTRLAHADIEVPKIGLGTWAIGGWMWGGTDERAAIDTVHAALDRGITLIDTAPVYGFGRSEEIVGKALAQYGRRDRIVLATKVGLAWQDGRVSRDSSPARIRQEIEDSLRRLGTDYVDIYQVHWPDGAVPFEETAAALEALCAEGKIRAIGVSNYSPEQMAAFAKAAPLATNQPPYNLFEREIEGGVADYCVQQGIGMIAYGALCRGLLSGRMQADTRFTGDDLRLSDPKFQMPRFGHYLEAVRRLDAYAQEQYDRRVIHLALRWLIDQPGVATALWGARRPDQLDPVDAVMGWSIDVADRVAIDAILRECIPDSVGPEFMAPPENVATA; encoded by the coding sequence ATGGAACACACCCGCCTGGCACACGCGGATATCGAAGTGCCGAAGATCGGTCTGGGCACCTGGGCCATCGGCGGCTGGATGTGGGGCGGCACGGACGAACGCGCGGCCATCGATACCGTACACGCCGCGCTCGACCGCGGCATTACGCTGATCGACACCGCGCCCGTCTATGGCTTCGGCCGCTCGGAGGAGATCGTGGGCAAGGCCTTGGCCCAGTACGGCCGGCGCGACCGCATCGTACTGGCCACCAAGGTGGGCCTGGCCTGGCAGGACGGGCGCGTCAGCCGCGACAGTTCGCCGGCACGCATCCGCCAAGAAATCGAGGATTCGCTGCGTCGTCTGGGCACGGACTACGTCGACATCTATCAGGTGCACTGGCCCGACGGTGCGGTGCCCTTCGAGGAGACCGCGGCCGCCCTTGAAGCGCTGTGCGCCGAGGGCAAGATCCGCGCGATCGGGGTGAGCAACTATTCGCCGGAGCAGATGGCCGCCTTCGCCAAGGCGGCGCCGCTGGCCACGAATCAGCCGCCCTACAACCTTTTCGAGCGCGAGATCGAGGGCGGCGTCGCCGATTACTGCGTGCAGCAGGGTATCGGCATGATCGCCTACGGCGCGCTCTGCCGCGGGCTGCTCTCCGGACGCATGCAGGCCGACACGCGCTTTACCGGCGACGATCTGCGCCTGTCCGATCCGAAGTTCCAGATGCCGCGTTTCGGACACTACCTCGAGGCGGTGCGCCGGCTGGACGCGTACGCGCAGGAGCAATACGACCGTCGCGTCATCCATCTGGCGCTGCGTTGGCTGATCGACCAGCCGGGTGTGGCGACCGCGCTGTGGGGCGCCCGACGCCCGGACCAGCTCGATCCCGTCGATGCGGTGATGGGCTGGTCCATCGATGTTGCGGACCGCGTTGCGATCGATGCCATCCTGCGGGAATGCATTCCCGATTCCGTGGGACCGGAATTCATGGCGCCGCCGGAAAACGTCGCGACCGCCTGA